Proteins from a genomic interval of Trichoderma breve strain T069 chromosome 2, whole genome shotgun sequence:
- a CDS encoding glycosyl transferase family 90 domain-containing protein has translation MWLPRADDAGPSAGYAGAALLFATLVQWLSSQDSELDTEILCWAFLPVLIKSLSQPQPKSLLRPVVSGKARGASSSPYSLWIVAVSAAIYSLFKSEIGLIQFLPALTPLLLAVQNYLGSASRPAGLFSPLVSSNWGAILAASFGVLTFSNWSVDIVFFGLNSTGIIRTFFLAFIKALSWFFVIQVARDASWIVAPLITTFSISFTTNPTNESSDFQAVAYTLVSVITLGQLVALLPKQAKFRLVLWLFGLASIIPLLSNLWMIRDAQQSAKIFGPEREHPVESLVRGGKASFKSLIKTQSKSYKEAVEQYQLRYDAEPPPGFEAWYKFAVDNESPIIDDFDAIHHAVSPFWKLSGKTVTETMSQIHFAQNSEMWFCSFNGESAISDCAHAYRVFDRHLKVLLDTLFQGLNGALPDVKFLVNHFDEPRVLIPTWGAEEARNHPQFNITSMSHQPIWGEITKFCASKDKSKKAKTQSSSQAFDLPFVIDQSSAMDLCEHPEYRNMHGLFMSPVSFSLVEGFVPALSTGSPSTMGDILLPSPAYIEGEFIYDDSKEVGWDEKRNNLYWAGSTTGGFATDANWVNYQRQRFVKLAQNIERREFYYLREIGGVIQRVASTFLNGRLFDVAFTRIFQCDRKYCRDQKRFFKVGGWADKDKALKSRLVFDLDGNGISGRYYKLLASKSAPMKQTLLREWHDDRLVPWVHYIPVSQSLEELPELVFYLTSTEAGQNRAKEIAEQGRDWFFKALREKDMAVYMYRLLLELARLQDPSREAGFPATH, from the exons CAGTAGTCTCCGGCAAGGCTAGGggggcatcgtcatcgccataCTCATTGTGGATTGTAGCCGTGAGCGCTGCTATTTATTCACTTTTCAAGTCGGAGATTGGATTAATCCAATTTTTG CCTGCACTGACTCCTCTGCTCTTGGCGGTTCAAAATTACCTTGGATCCGCCTCAAGGCCTGCTGGCTTATTTTCCCCTTTGGTGAGCAGCAACTGGGGTGCCATTctggctgcttcttttggtGTTCTCACATTCTCGAATTGGA GCGTGGACATTGTCTTTTTTGGATTAAATTCAACCGGCATCATCAGAACCTTTTTCCTGGCTTTTATCAAGGCCTTGTCCTGGTTTTTTGTTATCCAAGTG GCTCGAGATGCTTCTTGGATTGTTGCTCCTCTGATCACCACATTTAGTATCTCTTTCACTACTAATCCAACAAATGAATCATCGGACTTTCAGGCTGTGGCCTACACTTTAGTTTCCGTCATCACTCTCGGCCAACTAGTCGCTCTGTTACCGAAACAAGCAAAATTCAGGCTTGTGTTATGGCTGTTTGGCCTCGCATCAATTATACCCCTTTTATCCAACCTCTGGATGATTCGCGATGCGCAGCAATCGGCGAAAATATTTGGCCCTGAGCGAGAGCACCCCGTCGAGAGCCTTGTACGCGGCGGCAAGGCCAGCTTTAAGAGTCTTATCAAGACCCAGTCCAAGTCTTACAAGGAGGCTGTCGAACAATACCAGCTCCGATACGATGCTGAACCGCCGCCAGGTTTCGAAGCTTGGTATAAGTTTGCAGTTGACAATGAATCCCCTATAATCGACGATTTTGACGCAATCCATCATGCCGTGTCACCATTTTGGAAACTCAGCGGGAAAACAGTGACTGAGACTATGAGCCAGATTCACTTCGCGCAAAACAGTGAAATGTGGTTCTGCAGTTTCAACGGTGAATCTGCCATCTCGGACTGTGCGCATGCTTATCGAGTTTTCGATAGACATCTCAAGGTTCTGCTCGATACGCTGTTCCAAGGACTAAATGGCGCTCTTCCCGACGTCAAGTTTCTGGTGAATCATTTTGATGAGCCGCGGGTATTAATACCGACGTGGGGAGCAGAAGAGGCCCGTAACCATCCGCAGTTTAACATCACCAGCATGTCCCATCAACCTATTTGGGGCGAGATCACAAAATTTTGTGCGTCCAAGGATAAAagcaagaaagcaaagacacAGTCTTCGTCGCAAGCGTTTGATCTACCGTTTGTCATAGATCAATCCTCTGCCATGGATCTCTGTGAACACCCAGAGTATCGCAATATGCACGGCCTCTTCATGAGCCCCGTGTCCTTTTCGCTTGTCGAGGGGTTTGTCCCCGCTCTCTCGACCGGCTCGCCTTCGACAATGGGCGACATTTTACTCCCGAGTCCTGCATACATTGAGGGAGAGTTTATATATGACGACTCAAAAGAGGTCGGCTGGGATGAAAAGCGTAATAACCTCTACTGGGCTGGATCCACGACTGGCGGGTTTGCCACAGATGCAAACTGGGTAAATTACCAGAGGCAACGATTTGTGAAGCTGGCACAAAACATTGAGCGACGAGAATTTTACTATTTGCGAGAGATTGGCGGTGTAATCCAGCGCGTTGCGTCAACGTTTCTGAACGGTCGACTCTTTGACGTCGCCTTTACCAGGATATTCCAGTGCGACAGGAAATATTGCAGAGATCAGAAGAGGTTCTTCAAGGTCGGTGGCTGGGCAGACAAGGACAAAGCACTCAAGTCACGTCTAGTCTTTGATCTAGATGGAAATGGTATTAGTGGTCGCTATTACAAGCTGCTCGCATCAAAGTCGGCACCGATGAAGCAAACGCTGCTCAGAGAATGGCACGATGATCGTCTCGTTCCCTGGGTTCATTACATCCCAGTTAGCCAAAGCTTGGAAGAGCTCCCCGAGTTGGTGTTTTATTTGACATCAACCGAGGCTGGACAAAACAGGGCAAAAGAAATTGCAGAGCAAGGTCGAGATTGGTTCTTTAAGGCGCTGAGGGAAAAAGACATGGCAGTGTACATGTATCGTCTATTATTGGAGTTGGCGAGGCTACAGGACCCGAGCAGAGAGGCAGGATTTCCTGCAACCCACTAG
- a CDS encoding ankyrin repeats (3 copies) domain-containing protein, protein MPRSKLPFRSSSVKAVGSNLFSRGRRDDAHKDMVKQSGEPRRRRASISAGERPTPEFQRQSGAKDFRSHQEVQRPTMPPPSASSSRARSPPRRESLSRGSVSPHSRQRVSGGGDARRSHQSRSPPRRRYSSSEIPRPRDMTHQPQSPAPSRSQRSGSHDRRDRHGYGGAVATGVPPSSPHLAPKAEWNSSSSREARQEARRYPPSASANNRPQPAKRGSSPYQRPSTASDSHRPASDRYRSASVDGYDRNSHSQPSSSQQPTSPSRRPKHERRGSDSFFSKFPTSFATYAGIRALSEHADKAKEWVEWFNDVNDAPDEIRALSTRISTTRDTIQQMKECLEARPDLIEDESGQVLKSHIEDAIESTSETLKKMTKLLASFSGAAKQDSTALGRLEGFWHSYNYKNEGEEQIKAADAELQQQLLQLGTLMSNIYARALKRPSPGISTPNASTPPQTAARMNPPLNTSIPMQQPATSIPSRPPPSPQLSPKSKGHFEATGISPKVVPNPPTPPRSEPSVEPPPQSHGSANTSTTGLDPRNTNPLPNPKDILLDAAWEGDVKTVANCMRQAPPDSCDPHGLTPLHLAVERDHMAVAMYLLDHGANVHARADGGCMPLHLAARYSTAATVEMLIERGKADPNCQTTDGRTPLHYAARSAEDGDSERREVIRALRDLGANPTIQNRRGELARNVAEKRDYWDAAATLRRAEQRWEQRQQQELHKQQQQQREQQQREQQQREQQQREQQQREQQQREQQQREQQQREQQQREQQLREQQLREQQLREQQLREQKHQQQLREEATRNTRESNPPKKEGSWLQRYRLRK, encoded by the exons ATGCCTCGCAGCAAGCTGCCCTTTCGATCGAGCTCTGTCAAGGCCGTGGGCTCCAACCTCTTCTCCCGAGGCCGTCGCGACGATGCACACAAGGATATGGTGAAGCAATCGGGCGAGCCACGGCGTCGTCGGGCGTCTATTTCGGCGGGCGAGCGGCCGACTCCGGAATTCCAGCGGCAATCTGGGGCGAAAGATTTCAGGTCGCACCAGGAGGTTCAGAGGCCGACGATGCCGCCCCCATCGGCTTCATCCAGCAGGGCTCGAAGCCCGCCACGACGAGAGTCCTTATCTCGAGGATCTGTATCACCTCATTCTCGCCAGAGAGTATCAGGCGGTGGAGATGCTCGTCGCAGCCACCAGTCCCGATCGCCTCCCCGACGACGATATTCCTCTTCGGAAATTCCTCGACCACGAGATATGACGCATCAACCTCAGTCGCCAGCGCCTTCACGATCGCAACGGAGTGGCAGTCATGACCGGCGTGATCGACATGGATATGGGGGTGCAGTAGCTACAGGCGTACCTCCGTCCTCTCCCCATCTTGCGCCCAAAGCTGAATGGaacagctcttcttcaagggaGGCTCGGCAAGAGGCCCGACGATATCCGCCTTCAGCATCGGCAAATAATAGACCGCAGCCTGCGAAGCGAGGCAGCTCTCCCTATCAGAGACCGTCTACAGCTTCTGATAGCCATCGCCCTGCTTCCGATAGATATCGCTCCGCTTCGGTAGATGGCTACGATAGAAATTCTCATTCTCAGCCAAGCTCTTCCCAGCAACCAACATCGCCCTCTCGCCGTCCGAAGCATGAGCGCAGAGGCTcagacagcttcttcagcaaaTTCCCAACTTCATTTGCGACATATGCGGGAATTCGTGCGCTTTCGGAGCATGCCGACAAGGCAAAAGAATGGGTTGAGTGGTTCAACGACGTAAACGACGCCCCGGATGAGATCCGCGCTCTCTCTACTCGGATATCCACCACGCGTGACACTATTCAGCAGATGAAAGAATGCCTAGAGGCCAGGCCAGACCTCATTGAGGACGAATCAGGACAGGTCCTCAAGTCTCACATTGAAGACGCCATCGAAAGCACTAGTGAgacattgaagaagatgacgaaatTGCTGGCGAGTTTTTCTGGAGCTGCCAAGCAAGACAGCACAGCTCTTGGACGCTTGGAAGGCTTCTGGCATTCGTACAATTACAAAAACGAGGGTGAGGAGCAGATTAAagccgccgatgccgagTTGCAACAACAGTTGCTGCAACTTGGTACTCTCATGTCAAATATCTACGC TCGAGCTTTGAAAAGACCATCACCAGGCATCTCCACACCAAATGCATCTACGCCCCCTCAAACGGCGGCAAGGATGAACCCTCCGCTAAACACATCAATACCGATGCAGCAGCCAGCAACTTCAATACCCAGCCGACCTCCCCCATCACCACAATTGTCTCCCAAATCCAAAGGACATTTTGAGGCAACTGGAATTTCTCCAAAAGTCGTCCCAAATCCGCCGACTCCTCCGCGCTCAGAACCATCAGTTGAGCCGCCGCCTCAGTCTCATGGCTCTGCCAATACAAGCACAACGGGCCTTGATCCGCGTAATACAAATCCACTTCCGAATCCAAAAGATATCctgctggatgctgcttgGGAAGGCGACGTCAAAACTGTGGCCAACTGCATGCGCCAAGCGCCTCCCGACTCATGCGATCCTCATGGACTGACACCATTGCATCTCGCTGTCGAGCGTGACCATATGGCCGTCGCCATGTATCTTCTTGATCATGGCGCAAATGTTCACGCTCGTGCTGACGGTGGCTGCATGCCTCTTCACTTGGCTGCGCGTTATTCAACTGCTGCCACAGTAGAGATGCTTATCGAGCGCGGCAAGGCTGATCCCAACTGCCAGACCACTGATGGAAGAACACCACTTCACTATGCTGCTAGATCTGCCGAGGATGGAGATTCGGAACGACGAGAAGTGATTCGCGCATTACGCGATTTGGGGGCCAATCCTACGATCCAGAATAGAAGAGGCGAATTGGCTAGAAATGTGGCTGAGAAGAGAGACTACTGGGATGCGGCTGCAACACTGAGAAGAGCTGAACAAAGGTGGGAGCaacggcagcagcaggagttacacaagcagcagcagcaacaacgagaacaacaacagaGAGAGCAGCAACAGAGAGAGCAGCAACAGAGAGAACAGCAACAGAGAGAACAGCAACAGAGAGAACAACAACAGAGGGAACAACAGCAGAGGGAACAACAGCAGAGAGAACAACAACTGCGGGAACAACAACTACGAGAACAACAACTACGAGAACAGCAGCTGCGAGAGCAgaagcatcaacaacaactcagagaagaagccacGAGAAACACAAGAGAGAGCAATCCACcgaaaaaagagggcagTTGGCTGCAAAGGTACAGGCTAAGGAAATAA